Proteins encoded by one window of Verrucomicrobiia bacterium:
- a CDS encoding Gfo/Idh/MocA family oxidoreductase produces the protein MKPLRIGIIGYGFMGRAHSNAYRKVSNFFDLEYQPVLQAACARDEAKVKDFAKRWGYASVETDWKKLIKRDDIDVVDIAVPNNLHAEMAIAAAKAGKMILCEKPLGLNAKEAEKMVEAVTKAKVPNMVWYNYRRCPAVVLAKQLIDEGRLGKIFHYRANFLQDWTISADLPQGGAALWRLDVKAAGSGVTGDLLAHCIDTAMWLNGGIKDVTAMTETFIKERKHNLTGKVEKVGIDDACAFLCHFQNGSLGLFESTRYARGHKALYTFEINGEHASIKWDLHDLHRLDYFDHRDPGVVRGWRSIHVSDGDQPYMKHWWVPGLQIGYEHSFVHQVADFLKGLETGKPAKPDFKDGLASDYVVDAVLASARTRSWTKVKQVK, from the coding sequence ATGAAACCGCTTCGCATCGGCATCATCGGCTACGGCTTCATGGGCCGCGCGCACTCCAACGCCTACCGCAAGGTCTCGAACTTCTTCGATCTGGAATACCAGCCGGTGTTGCAGGCGGCCTGCGCCCGGGACGAGGCGAAGGTGAAGGATTTCGCGAAGCGCTGGGGTTACGCCTCGGTGGAGACCGACTGGAAGAAGCTGATCAAGCGGGACGACATCGATGTGGTGGACATCGCGGTGCCGAACAACCTGCACGCCGAGATGGCGATCGCGGCGGCCAAGGCCGGCAAGATGATCCTCTGCGAGAAGCCGCTCGGCCTGAATGCGAAGGAGGCGGAGAAGATGGTCGAGGCGGTGACCAAGGCGAAGGTGCCAAACATGGTCTGGTACAACTACCGCCGTTGTCCGGCGGTGGTGCTGGCCAAGCAACTCATCGACGAGGGACGGCTGGGGAAGATCTTCCATTACCGGGCGAACTTCCTCCAGGACTGGACCATCAGCGCGGACTTGCCGCAGGGCGGGGCGGCGCTGTGGCGTCTGGACGTGAAGGCGGCGGGCTCGGGGGTGACCGGCGATCTGCTGGCCCATTGCATCGACACTGCCATGTGGCTCAACGGCGGGATCAAGGACGTTACCGCCATGACCGAGACCTTCATCAAGGAGCGCAAACACAACCTCACCGGAAAGGTCGAGAAGGTCGGCATCGATGACGCCTGCGCGTTCCTCTGCCATTTCCAGAACGGGTCGCTCGGGCTGTTCGAGTCCACCCGGTACGCCCGTGGCCACAAGGCGTTGTACACCTTCGAGATCAACGGCGAGCACGCCTCGATCAAGTGGGATCTGCACGACCTGCACCGGCTCGACTATTTCGATCACCGGGACCCCGGTGTCGTGCGCGGCTGGCGGAGCATCCATGTGAGTGACGGCGACCAGCCCTACATGAAGCATTGGTGGGTGCCCGGGCTGCAGATCGGCTACGAGCACAGCTTCGTCCACCAGGTTGCCGACTTCCTCAAGGGCCTCGAAACCGGGAAGCCCGCCAAACCCGACTTCAAGGACGGTCTGGCTTCGGATTACGTCGTCGATGCCGTGCTGGCCTCCGCCCGGACGCGAAGCTGGACGAAGGTCAAGCAGGTCAAGTGA
- a CDS encoding HlyD family efflux transporter periplasmic adaptor subunit, whose protein sequence is MSPNAPSSKPAARRPHTRPRRWIPYALGGLLIALLIAGFRPRPVPVETGIVDRGPLRTVVQEEGRTRIRERFRVSAPVAGQLRRLPLKEGAEVVAQTTVIAIIDPIRPPPLDARSRSLAVARRDAIAAQVEKARTALRFAAGDRERFERLFREGSVSAQELESFQWREAAAAQELAAAESALREAEAELADHYPTDAGNAPDGSRPVELLAPTSGRILRVFEENARVVTPGVPILELGDPADLEVVIEVLSRDGAAIAPGTPVELTHWGGPQPLQARVRHVEPAAFTKVSALGVEEQRVNVVANLVTPPAQRPGLGDQFRVEAHIVTWSAMDTLRAPSGALFRQGTNWAAYGIIDGRARLRTVRAGHASPEATQILDGLDEGDTVILYPGDRITDGIRVRPLSLAP, encoded by the coding sequence ATGTCCCCCAACGCGCCGTCCTCAAAACCTGCCGCACGACGTCCCCACACCCGCCCCCGTCGATGGATTCCCTACGCTCTCGGAGGACTTCTGATCGCCCTGCTGATCGCCGGCTTCCGGCCGCGCCCAGTGCCGGTCGAGACGGGCATCGTGGACCGTGGCCCACTCCGCACGGTCGTGCAGGAGGAAGGGCGTACCCGGATCCGCGAACGTTTCCGGGTCTCCGCCCCGGTCGCCGGACAACTCCGCCGCTTGCCGCTCAAGGAGGGCGCGGAAGTGGTGGCCCAAACCACGGTCATCGCGATCATTGATCCCATTCGCCCGCCGCCGCTCGACGCCCGATCCCGTTCCTTGGCGGTCGCACGGCGCGATGCGATTGCCGCCCAGGTCGAAAAAGCCCGCACCGCCCTCCGGTTCGCGGCGGGCGACCGGGAGCGCTTCGAACGACTGTTCCGGGAAGGCTCCGTCTCCGCCCAGGAACTCGAGTCTTTCCAGTGGCGCGAGGCGGCCGCCGCCCAGGAGCTCGCCGCCGCCGAAAGCGCCCTTCGGGAGGCTGAAGCCGAACTTGCGGACCACTATCCCACCGACGCGGGCAACGCCCCCGACGGATCGCGTCCGGTCGAACTCCTCGCCCCTACGTCAGGCCGGATCCTGCGCGTCTTCGAGGAGAACGCCCGCGTCGTCACGCCTGGTGTTCCGATCCTCGAGCTTGGCGATCCCGCCGACCTGGAAGTGGTCATCGAAGTCCTCTCCCGTGACGGCGCGGCCATCGCCCCCGGGACCCCGGTCGAACTGACGCATTGGGGCGGCCCCCAACCGCTTCAGGCCAGGGTCCGGCACGTTGAACCTGCCGCCTTCACCAAGGTTTCCGCCCTCGGCGTCGAGGAACAGCGCGTGAACGTCGTGGCCAACCTTGTCACCCCGCCCGCACAGCGCCCGGGGCTCGGGGACCAGTTCCGTGTCGAGGCCCACATCGTGACATGGTCCGCCATGGACACCCTGCGGGCCCCCTCGGGCGCGCTCTTCCGGCAGGGAACGAACTGGGCGGCCTATGGAATTATCGACGGCCGGGCCCGGCTTCGGACCGTCCGGGCGGGACACGCCAGCCCGGAAGCCACCCAGATCCTCGATGGACTCGATGAAGGGGACACGGTCATCCTCTATCCCGGCGACCGTATCACCGACGGCATCCGCGTCCGCCCGCTGAGCCTCGCACCGTAG
- a CDS encoding Rrf2 family transcriptional regulator, translated as MLSQKAKYGIRALLYLGRRGEGVPVLIREIAEREHLPRKFLEAILLELKGTGILHSRPGKGGGYTLNRPPRSIGLGRVIRLIDGPLAPIPCVSQTAYVPCRDCLDEKTCVVRAVMKRVRDATAQILDEITLADLLEEEAQLGRAATVLDYTI; from the coding sequence ATGTTGTCACAAAAGGCCAAGTACGGGATTCGGGCACTCCTGTACCTGGGGCGTCGCGGGGAAGGGGTTCCGGTGTTGATCCGCGAGATTGCGGAGCGGGAGCATCTGCCACGCAAGTTTCTGGAGGCGATCTTGTTAGAGTTGAAGGGGACGGGGATTCTGCACAGCCGGCCGGGGAAGGGCGGGGGATACACCTTGAATCGTCCACCGCGATCGATCGGGCTGGGCCGGGTGATCCGGCTGATTGACGGGCCGTTGGCCCCGATCCCGTGCGTAAGCCAGACGGCGTACGTGCCGTGCCGGGATTGTCTGGACGAGAAGACCTGCGTGGTCCGGGCGGTGATGAAGCGGGTGCGGGATGCGACGGCCCAGATTCTGGATGAGATCACGCTGGCGGATTTGCTGGAGGAAGAGGCCCAATTGGGGCGGGCGGCGACGGTGCTGGATTACACGATCTGA
- a CDS encoding glucosyl-3-phosphoglycerate synthase, whose product MADFLQNVVPTFTLLGEEDLGRLERSIVRSARRAPIGVIIPALFSDFSSAAMENIIRELAGMAFVSRVYISLDRSTRDEFERAREIIRPLGSVGVLLWNDAPEVQAVLERIDQTVPLGTRGKGRAVWTALGYALGKGEVSVLAFHDADILTYDRGFLLRLLYPVVRLRYQFAKGFYARYSDRLHGRVGRLFYFPFVKALKDILGKLDFLEYMSDFRYPLSGEFATFTSIATDLLFPCDWGIEVGVLAEMYRVTRPHRICQVEITRRYDHKHQDIGDGPGSGLQKMASDIGRTFFTRLSAGGSILTLDFLRTLKHTYLANARSYVRTYEAYAEMNHLAKFDRHHELGLIEAFAGALDRAFSEYQDHLFGSPMIPEWRRIEGALEGVLPELVNAFESQTGPAPGVGGVG is encoded by the coding sequence ATGGCGGATTTCTTACAGAACGTGGTGCCGACCTTCACCCTGCTGGGGGAGGAGGATCTGGGGCGCCTGGAGCGGAGCATCGTGCGGTCGGCGCGTCGGGCACCGATTGGGGTGATCATTCCGGCTTTGTTCAGCGACTTCTCGTCGGCGGCGATGGAGAACATTATCCGGGAGCTGGCGGGGATGGCGTTTGTGTCGAGGGTGTACATCAGCCTGGATCGGAGCACGCGGGACGAGTTTGAGCGGGCGCGTGAGATCATCCGGCCCCTGGGGTCGGTGGGGGTGCTGTTGTGGAACGACGCACCGGAGGTGCAGGCGGTGCTGGAGCGGATCGACCAGACGGTGCCGTTAGGGACGCGGGGCAAGGGTCGGGCGGTTTGGACGGCGCTGGGGTATGCGTTGGGAAAGGGGGAGGTATCGGTGCTGGCGTTTCACGACGCGGACATCCTGACCTACGACCGGGGTTTCCTGCTGCGGCTGCTGTATCCGGTGGTGCGGCTGCGGTACCAGTTCGCGAAGGGGTTTTATGCGCGGTACTCGGACCGGCTGCACGGGCGGGTTGGGCGGTTGTTCTACTTTCCGTTCGTCAAGGCGCTGAAGGACATCCTGGGGAAGCTGGACTTCCTCGAGTACATGTCCGACTTCCGGTATCCGCTTTCCGGGGAGTTCGCCACCTTTACGAGCATCGCCACGGATCTGCTGTTCCCGTGCGACTGGGGGATCGAGGTGGGGGTGTTGGCGGAGATGTACCGGGTGACACGTCCGCACCGGATCTGCCAGGTGGAGATCACGCGTCGGTACGATCACAAGCACCAGGACATCGGGGACGGGCCGGGGTCGGGGTTGCAGAAGATGGCCTCGGACATTGGCCGGACGTTTTTCACCCGCCTGTCGGCGGGGGGATCGATTCTGACCCTCGATTTTCTGCGGACGCTCAAGCACACCTACCTGGCGAATGCTCGATCGTATGTGCGGACCTACGAGGCCTACGCGGAGATGAACCACCTGGCGAAGTTCGACCGGCACCACGAGCTGGGATTGATCGAGGCGTTCGCCGGGGCGCTGGACCGGGCGTTTTCGGAGTACCAGGACCACCTGTTCGGGTCGCCGATGATCCCGGAGTGGCGGCGGATCGAGGGGGCTCTGGAGGGGGTGCTGCCGGAACTGGTGAATGCGTTCGAGTCCCAGACAGGTCCTGCGCCGGGCGTAGGAGGGGTCGGTTAG
- the cysT gene encoding sulfate ABC transporter permease subunit CysT, whose translation MARTRYRTLPGFGLTLGYTLFYLSLIVLIPLGGLFFKVGEMTWGQFWEVAMHPRAMAAYRLTFGASFVAASINAVFGTITAWVLVRYHFPGKKLLDALVDFPFALPTAVAGLTLASLFAANGWLGRHLVPMGIEGAYTRLGVVIALTFVGLPFVVRTLQPVLEDLERETEEAAATLGAGRLRTFFQVIAPTLLPALLTGFALAFARAIGEYGSVIFIAGNKPYESEIAPLLIVIRLEEYDYPAAMAIAVVMLLASFAALTIINLLERWASRYQS comes from the coding sequence ATGGCCCGCACACGATACAGAACGCTGCCCGGATTTGGGCTGACGCTGGGGTACACGTTGTTTTACCTGAGCCTGATCGTGCTGATCCCGCTGGGGGGGTTGTTTTTCAAGGTGGGGGAGATGACGTGGGGGCAGTTCTGGGAGGTGGCGATGCACCCGCGGGCGATGGCGGCCTACCGCCTGACGTTCGGGGCGTCGTTTGTGGCGGCGTCGATCAACGCGGTGTTCGGCACCATCACGGCATGGGTGCTGGTGCGGTATCATTTCCCGGGAAAGAAGCTGCTGGATGCACTGGTGGATTTTCCGTTCGCGCTGCCCACGGCGGTGGCGGGTCTCACGCTGGCGAGCCTGTTTGCGGCCAACGGATGGCTGGGACGTCACCTGGTGCCAATGGGGATCGAAGGGGCGTACACGAGGCTGGGGGTGGTGATTGCTCTGACGTTTGTGGGATTGCCGTTCGTGGTGCGGACGTTGCAGCCGGTGCTGGAGGATCTGGAACGGGAGACGGAGGAGGCTGCGGCGACGCTGGGGGCGGGGCGGCTGCGGACCTTTTTCCAGGTGATTGCGCCGACGCTGCTGCCGGCGTTGCTGACCGGGTTTGCGCTGGCGTTCGCCCGGGCGATTGGGGAGTACGGGTCGGTGATCTTCATTGCCGGCAACAAGCCGTACGAGTCGGAGATTGCGCCGCTGCTGATCGTGATCCGGCTGGAGGAGTACGACTACCCGGCGGCGATGGCCATTGCCGTGGTGATGCTGCTGGCGTCGTTTGCGGCACTGACGATCATCAACTTGCTCGAGCGTTGGGCCAGCCGGTACCAATCCTGA
- the cysW gene encoding sulfate ABC transporter permease subunit CysW encodes MAGHIQRRRIESASKSARGAEETPLVKWALIGVAGLFLALFLLLPLVNVFAQAFGKGLGVYFEALRHPDTLAAVRLTLLVAGICVPMNVVFGVAAAWCVAKFEFRGKAFLTTLIDLPFSVSPVVAGLIFVVLFGLQGIFGEWLMERDIQIVFAVPGIVLATLFITFPFVARELIPVMQATGTEQEQAAMTLGASGWQTFWRVTLPSVKWGLLYGIILCNARAMGEFGAVSVVSGHITGQTDTMPLRVEKLYHEYNAVGAFAVASLLAVLALITLAIKSYLEWKQEAQFAEAQRVAASEELPTAESS; translated from the coding sequence ATGGCAGGGCACATTCAACGGCGCCGCATCGAATCGGCGAGCAAGTCGGCGCGGGGCGCGGAGGAGACGCCCCTGGTGAAGTGGGCGTTGATCGGGGTGGCGGGGTTGTTCCTGGCGCTGTTTCTGCTGTTGCCGCTGGTGAACGTGTTTGCACAGGCGTTCGGCAAGGGGCTGGGGGTCTATTTCGAGGCGCTGCGACATCCGGACACCCTGGCGGCGGTGCGATTGACGTTGTTGGTGGCGGGAATTTGCGTGCCGATGAACGTGGTGTTCGGGGTGGCGGCGGCGTGGTGCGTGGCCAAGTTCGAATTTCGGGGCAAGGCGTTCCTGACCACACTGATCGACCTGCCGTTTTCGGTGTCACCGGTGGTGGCGGGGCTGATCTTTGTCGTGCTGTTCGGGCTGCAGGGGATTTTCGGGGAATGGCTGATGGAGCGGGACATCCAGATCGTCTTCGCGGTGCCGGGGATCGTGCTGGCCACGCTGTTCATCACCTTTCCCTTCGTGGCGCGGGAGTTGATTCCGGTGATGCAGGCCACCGGGACGGAGCAGGAGCAGGCCGCCATGACCCTGGGGGCGAGCGGGTGGCAGACCTTCTGGCGGGTGACGTTGCCGTCGGTGAAGTGGGGGTTGCTGTACGGGATCATCCTTTGCAATGCCCGGGCGATGGGCGAGTTCGGGGCGGTGTCGGTGGTGTCGGGACACATCACGGGCCAGACCGACACCATGCCCTTGCGGGTGGAGAAGCTGTACCACGAGTACAACGCGGTGGGTGCGTTTGCCGTGGCGAGTCTTCTGGCGGTGCTCGCGCTGATCACCCTGGCGATCAAGAGCTACCTCGAATGGAAGCAGGAGGCGCAGTTCGCGGAGGCTCAACGGGTGGCCGCCTCCGAGGAACTGCCGACGGCGGAGTCGTCATGA
- a CDS encoding ABC transporter ATP-binding protein, whose protein sequence is MSIELKRISKRFGDVVAVDDVTFTVGEGELVALLGPSGGGKTTVLRMIAGLELPTSGDILIRGRRVNDLPVQRRNIGFVFQNYALFKTMSVFDNIAFGLRIKKWRQAQIEERIGELMELFDLNGLRKRYPHQLSGGQRQRVAIARALAPKPGVLLLDEPFGAVDAKIRQELREWLVRLHHELNVTTVFVTHDQEEAMEVSNRIVIFSRGRMEQIGSPREVYEQPANEFVARFIGVMNVLDCVVHDGQARAGELAFPVPNAANGAQVRIGFRPYAVAVSRNVRHYPHRATLRHTYFLGILLRVEFELPSGLIVRARMTKEEHAQLGLTDDCEVSLQIKSYRVLARDDAPLGAEWPAPAEGPIHIAENI, encoded by the coding sequence ATGAGCATCGAACTGAAACGGATCTCGAAGCGGTTCGGCGACGTGGTCGCCGTGGACGACGTGACCTTCACGGTTGGGGAGGGCGAACTGGTGGCGCTGCTGGGTCCGAGCGGTGGAGGCAAGACGACGGTGCTGCGCATGATTGCGGGGCTCGAATTGCCGACATCGGGAGACATCCTCATCCGGGGACGGCGGGTGAACGATCTGCCGGTGCAGCGACGGAACATCGGGTTCGTGTTCCAGAACTACGCCTTGTTCAAGACCATGTCGGTCTTCGACAACATCGCGTTTGGTCTGCGGATCAAGAAGTGGCGTCAGGCCCAGATCGAGGAGCGGATTGGCGAGTTGATGGAGCTGTTCGATCTGAACGGGCTTCGGAAGCGCTATCCCCACCAGCTTTCGGGCGGGCAACGGCAACGGGTGGCCATCGCCCGGGCCCTGGCTCCGAAGCCTGGGGTGCTGTTGCTCGATGAGCCGTTCGGCGCGGTGGACGCCAAGATCCGGCAGGAATTGCGGGAATGGCTGGTGCGCCTCCACCACGAACTCAACGTCACCACGGTCTTCGTCACCCATGATCAGGAGGAGGCGATGGAGGTGAGCAACCGGATCGTCATCTTTTCGCGGGGTCGGATGGAGCAGATCGGCTCGCCGCGCGAGGTGTACGAGCAGCCCGCCAATGAGTTCGTAGCGCGGTTCATCGGCGTGATGAATGTGCTCGATTGCGTGGTGCATGACGGTCAGGCACGGGCCGGGGAACTGGCGTTCCCTGTCCCCAACGCCGCCAATGGCGCCCAGGTGCGCATCGGATTCCGGCCCTACGCTGTGGCCGTGTCCCGAAACGTACGGCACTACCCCCACCGCGCGACGCTCCGCCACACCTACTTCCTGGGCATCCTGTTGCGGGTCGAATTCGAGCTGCCTTCCGGATTGATCGTGCGGGCTCGCATGACCAAGGAGGAGCACGCCCAACTCGGCTTGACCGACGACTGCGAAGTCTCGTTGCAGATCAAGAGCTACCGGGTTCTGGCTCGGGACGATGCGCCGCTCGGTGCCGAATGGCCCGCCCCGGCCGAGGGGCCGATCCACATCGCCGAGAACATCTGA
- a CDS encoding SRPBCC family protein: protein MSATLFESELWLPRPRHEVFPFFASARNLQTLTPPWLHFEVLTPEPIPMHPGALIDYRIRVHGIPLRWRTEIAEWEPPHRFVDVQRRGPYTLWHHTHAFEERDGGTQCRDVVRYRPRGGWLIDKLFVRRDVERIFAYRRKRLLALFGEEAAEAVTPRVAGQSCRKKRRCPV from the coding sequence ATGAGCGCGACCCTCTTCGAATCCGAACTCTGGCTCCCGCGGCCGCGCCATGAGGTCTTCCCCTTCTTCGCCTCGGCTCGGAACCTGCAAACCCTCACTCCGCCCTGGCTCCATTTCGAGGTCCTCACCCCGGAGCCCATCCCCATGCACCCGGGTGCCCTCATCGACTACCGCATCCGGGTCCACGGCATTCCTCTGCGCTGGCGGACGGAGATCGCCGAATGGGAACCGCCGCATCGCTTCGTCGATGTCCAGCGCCGCGGTCCCTACACGCTGTGGCATCACACCCATGCCTTCGAGGAACGGGACGGAGGCACCCAGTGCCGGGATGTCGTCCGGTACCGGCCACGCGGAGGCTGGTTGATCGACAAGCTTTTCGTGCGGCGCGATGTCGAGCGAATCTTCGCCTACCGCCGCAAGCGCCTTCTCGCCCTGTTCGGGGAGGAAGCCGCAGAGGCGGTGACTCCAAGGGTTGCTGGACAGTCCTGCCGCAAGAAACGGAGATGCCCCGTGTGA
- a CDS encoding SDR family oxidoreductase, producing MNRHVAIVGATGGIGGALARQLASAGYQLSLAARDRSRLDPLVAELGAHGALVDATQSGEVDRFLEEATDRWGRLDGVVNAAGSLLLKPAHTTGDAEWASVLATNLTSSFHVLRAAVRIMMRGDGGSIVLMASAVAIRGMIHHEAIAAAKAGVVGLAKSAAATYARHRIRVNCVAPGLTRTPLTAALTRHEASLKASVALHPLGRIGEADEVAGAIRWFLSSEQSWVTGQVLAVDGGLSSIQPRPTLGT from the coding sequence ATGAATCGACATGTGGCGATCGTCGGGGCTACGGGCGGCATAGGTGGCGCACTGGCACGGCAGTTGGCTTCGGCCGGGTACCAATTGAGTCTGGCCGCCCGGGACCGGTCCAGGCTGGATCCGCTGGTTGCGGAACTGGGGGCCCACGGGGCATTGGTGGATGCCACGCAGTCGGGGGAGGTGGATCGGTTTTTGGAGGAAGCGACGGACCGGTGGGGACGACTCGACGGGGTCGTGAACGCGGCAGGCTCCCTGCTGTTGAAGCCCGCGCACACGACCGGGGACGCCGAATGGGCCTCGGTGCTGGCGACCAACCTGACCAGTTCCTTCCATGTACTCCGGGCTGCGGTGCGGATCATGATGCGTGGGGACGGCGGTTCGATCGTGCTGATGGCATCGGCGGTGGCCATCCGGGGGATGATCCATCACGAGGCGATCGCCGCGGCCAAGGCCGGGGTGGTCGGTCTGGCGAAATCGGCGGCTGCGACTTATGCGCGGCATCGGATTCGGGTGAACTGTGTGGCGCCCGGGCTGACCCGGACACCACTGACAGCCGCATTGACGCGGCACGAGGCCTCCCTGAAGGCGTCCGTGGCCCTTCACCCATTGGGGCGGATCGGGGAAGCGGACGAGGTGGCGGGGGCCATCCGATGGTTTCTGTCGTCGGAGCAATCCTGGGTGACGGGTCAGGTGCTGGCGGTGGACGGCGGACTCAGTTCGATTCAACCGCGACCGACCTTGGGAACGTGA
- a CDS encoding cryptochrome/photolyase family protein, whose product MVSVVGAILGDGSGAGGGRRTQFDSTATDLGNVKNLIVVLGDQLDAKSAAWDGFDAGCDAVWMAEVSGESTHVWSHKARIALFLSAMRHFREDLKERGIPVHYRELESGDGRDTLGLALREAVDRWRPQRLITVEPGEWRVRRDLEEVARETGVPLEVRNDRHFLSTREEFEQHAAGRRQLRMEYFYREMRRRHGVLMDGAEPEGGRWNFDDENREAFGKGGPGEVPMPRGFAQDAVTRQVLELVNRRFPGHPGRLARFDWPVTPTEARAALEDFVRHRLDRFGRHQDAMWAGCRDGLPGFDGGSSAWLFHSRLSAAMNLKLLDPREVVAAVERAWREGRVPLASAEGFIRQVLGWREYVRGIYWRFMPGYADRNHLGADQPLPRFYWTGETGMNCLKEAIGQTLEYGYAHHIQRLMVTGLFALLLGVRPRAVHEWYLAVYVDAVEWVELPNTLGMSQFADGGLMASKPYVASGKYLQRMSNYCASCRFDPAQATGERACPFTTLYWDFLSRHRDALTRNPRMAMALRNLERLDAGRRAAIGRKADGIRGACAAGGDPS is encoded by the coding sequence ATGGTTTCTGTCGTCGGAGCAATCCTGGGTGACGGGTCAGGTGCTGGCGGTGGACGGCGGACTCAGTTCGATTCAACCGCGACCGACCTTGGGAACGTGAAGAACCTGATCGTGGTCCTTGGCGACCAACTGGACGCAAAGTCCGCGGCCTGGGACGGTTTCGATGCGGGGTGCGACGCGGTGTGGATGGCCGAGGTGAGCGGGGAGAGCACGCACGTCTGGTCGCACAAGGCGAGGATCGCGCTGTTCCTGAGCGCCATGCGGCATTTCCGGGAGGACCTGAAGGAACGGGGTATTCCTGTTCACTACCGGGAGCTGGAGTCGGGGGACGGTCGGGACACGCTGGGGCTGGCCCTGCGGGAGGCGGTGGACCGGTGGCGGCCGCAACGGCTGATCACGGTTGAGCCTGGCGAATGGAGGGTGCGTCGAGATCTCGAGGAGGTGGCACGGGAGACCGGGGTGCCGCTTGAGGTGCGGAATGACCGGCACTTCCTGAGTACCCGGGAGGAGTTCGAGCAGCACGCGGCGGGGCGGCGGCAGTTGAGGATGGAATACTTTTACCGCGAGATGCGCCGCCGCCACGGGGTGCTGATGGATGGAGCCGAACCGGAGGGCGGACGTTGGAACTTCGATGACGAGAACCGGGAGGCCTTTGGGAAGGGTGGGCCGGGGGAAGTTCCGATGCCACGGGGGTTCGCGCAGGATGCCGTGACCCGGCAGGTCCTGGAGTTGGTGAACCGGCGCTTTCCGGGGCACCCGGGACGGTTGGCGCGGTTCGACTGGCCGGTGACGCCGACCGAGGCGCGGGCGGCTTTGGAGGATTTCGTACGGCACCGGCTCGACCGGTTTGGGCGGCACCAGGATGCCATGTGGGCGGGGTGTCGGGACGGCCTGCCGGGATTCGATGGCGGGTCATCCGCCTGGTTGTTCCATTCCCGGCTTTCGGCGGCCATGAATCTCAAGCTGCTCGATCCGAGGGAGGTGGTGGCGGCGGTGGAGCGGGCCTGGCGCGAGGGACGGGTGCCGCTGGCCTCGGCGGAGGGCTTCATCCGGCAGGTGCTCGGGTGGCGGGAGTATGTACGGGGGATTTACTGGCGGTTCATGCCCGGGTACGCCGATCGGAACCACCTGGGTGCAGATCAACCGCTGCCCCGGTTCTACTGGACGGGCGAGACGGGCATGAACTGCCTGAAGGAAGCCATCGGGCAGACCCTCGAGTATGGGTACGCGCATCACATTCAGCGGTTGATGGTGACCGGTTTGTTTGCCTTGCTGCTGGGGGTGCGTCCGCGTGCCGTGCACGAATGGTATCTCGCGGTCTATGTCGACGCGGTCGAATGGGTGGAACTGCCGAACACCCTGGGGATGTCGCAGTTCGCCGACGGGGGACTGATGGCCTCGAAACCGTACGTGGCCTCCGGGAAATACCTTCAGCGGATGAGCAACTATTGCGCGTCCTGCCGGTTCGATCCGGCCCAAGCCACCGGGGAGCGGGCGTGTCCCTTTACCACGCTGTACTGGGATTTCCTGTCGAGGCACCGGGACGCGCTGACACGAAACCCGCGGATGGCGATGGCCTTGCGGAACCTGGAGCGTCTGGACGCCGGGCGGAGGGCCGCGATCGGGAGGAAGGCGGATGGTATCCGGGGCGCCTGTGCCGCCGGGGGCGACCCGTCATGA